Within Nitrospira sp. MA-1, the genomic segment ATGGATCAGCTGTGGAGAAAAATCCCGGTCCATTTTGCTACGCAGGGTTTTAATGTGGACATCGACAATGTTTGTAACGGACTCATAGTGAATGTCCCATACATGCTCAGTAATGGCTGTCCGGGTCAATACCCGTCCCGTATTTCTCATAAGATATTCCAGAAGAGAATATTCTTTGTTGGTCAGGACGATGATCTGGCCTGCCCGTGAAATACGGTGGGAAACCGGATCCAGCTCCAGGTCTGCGATTGTGAGGCGGGGGGTGGGCTGGGCACTGCCACGACGGAGAAGTGCTCTGAGACGTGCCAGTAATTCAGCAAAGGCAAACGGTTTGGTTAAATAATCATCTGCCCCGGTATCCAAACCGGTCACGCGATCTTCAACGGCCTCCCGTGCCGTCAACAGAAGAATGGGCGTGGTCTGGCGTTTCGCTCGAAGCCGGCGGCAGAGATCAATGCCATTCATTTTTGGGAGCATGATATCCAGAATGATCAGGTCATAGGACGAGGTCATGGCCATGGCTAATCCCATCTCACCGTCGGTGGCAAGATCCACAGCATATTGCTCCTCGCGTAGACCTTTCACAATAAATCCTGACACACTTGAATCATCTTCCACTAAGAGAATACGCATCTGTCTCCCGCTGAAAAGTATAATCGTGAAGGCCGGAGGTGCTTCGCAGGAGTCCTGCCTCCTTCACAAGGGCAGCCCCTGCTCGTAGACCAAATCTCCCCCATAGCGACCTTTGGCGCTTAGTGTGCCTAATCTGATTGCCGCAATCAAAAAATACGAAAACGAGGTCTTCCGCCTAAATTTGTCTCGCAGCACCAGCCGACCCCATAGGAGGACTCCGAAAATTCCTAAGCTCACAAAAGCGAGGGCCTCGTGGGTCTCAATCATCGATTTGGCAATTCCGGTCCTTTTGATAGCCTCCTCTGCCCAGGTGCCGGTAATCGCGGCCGCAACCCCTCCGAGAAACCCCACGATGAGAAGTCAAAATCGCCATTACCGAAATTGTTCCGTTTGAACTATGCTCCTGCGTCGTCAAATAGCATAGTGGTGAATTGCAAGGGGATGAGGAAATGCACGAACATGGGAAGTACCCGCAGCTCAAAGATGGTTCCTCCTGTGTGTCGTCAGTGTGGGGAAAGGAGAAAAGGCCCCATACTCTTTCTTACGCATGGGGCCTTGACGATGTATTAGGCTTCTCCGCAATCCTTCTGAGAGGCGCCCTTCTCGTGCGCTTCCTGGTCCTCGAGTTCAGAACTCAGGATTTTTCCGGATTGGTCGTCAATCTCAATCTCCCTGATTTCTCCGGCAGCGTTGACAATCTCGACTTCATAGATCACTTTTCCGTCTTCACTTTCCAGTTCGGCTTCAATCACCTTTCCTGGAAATTGAGTCGTCGCGGTTTTAATGGCTTCTTCCATGGTGACCGAAGTGGGCAGATTGGCCACGGCGACCTTCTCCCGGCCGTCATCACCTATGGCCAATCCAAGGGAAGTCAACAAGAGAGCTGAGGCGCCCAATAGACTGAATGTGTGGATTCCCTTCATGATACATCCTCCTTCTTAAGAAATTGATGGAATCAACTGGCTGTTCATAAATTTAGAATAGACCATCTACATGAAGCAGCTATGAAGCGGACATGAAAAATTCTTCATTTAGAGAGAATGACATGAGCCAGGATAGGTCCTTGTCGACCAAACTGGAAATGCGGAAAGCCAGCGATTGGGAGGGAAAACGCGTTGTCGGTTGAATCCTAACGTGCCCGCCAGCATGCCGGCAAGCAAAAACCCGTCTAGACGTTAAACTTGAAGTGGCAGACGTCGCCATCTTTGACGACGTATTCTTTTCCTTCGGAGCGGATCAAGCCCTTCTCGCGCAGGGCGGCTTCCGACTTGTGGGTGTCGATGTCCGTGAAGGCGTAAATGTCGGCCTTGATAAAGCCCTTCTCGAAGTCGGTGTGGATGACCCCGGCCGCTTGTGGGGCCTTGGCTCCAATGGGAATGGTCCAGGCCCTGACCTCCTGCACTCCGGAGGTGAGGAACGAGCAGAGCCCGAGTGTTTTATAAGCGGCGACGACGACCTTCTCCAAGCCGCTCTGCTCCATGCCCAAATCTTTCATGAAAATTTCGCGGTCCTCACCGGATAGTTGAGCAATTTCACTTTCGAGTTTGCCACAGATCACGACCGATTCCGATCCGCGCTCCTTGGCGAATGCCTGAAAGTCCGCAAGGATCGCCGGATCCGGATTCTCATCGGTATTCCCGACATAGAGCACGGGCTGTGTGGTGAGCAGGAAAAAATTCTTGAGGACTTCCGGTTCGAGGCCCAGTGCTCGCGCCGGCTTACCCGCTTCAAGACCATTCTTCAGGATATCGAGCACCACAAGTGCCTCTTTCGAGGCCTTATCTCCGGACCTCGCTTTGGCTGTGACCTTGTCGTACTGTTTGGTGAGACTGTCCAGGTCCGCGAGCATTAATTCGGTTTCAATCACTTCAATATCCCGCCGATAGTCCACGCCGCCCATGGTGTGCACCACGTCGGGATCCTGAAAGAGACGCACCATGTGAAGGATCGCGTCGACTTCGCGGATATTTGCGAGAAATTTATTCCCGAGGCCTTCACCCTGGGAAGCCCCTTTCACCAGACCGGCAATATCGACGAAACGGCAGGAAGTTGGCACGGTTTTCTTGGGTTTGACCAACTCGGTCAGGCGCGCAAGACGCGGGTCAGGAACGGCTACGACGCCGACGTTCGGCTCGATTGTCGTAAATGGATAATTCGATGCGGCCGCGTTTCCAGAGGTCAACGCGTTAAAAATCGTGGATTTGCCGACGTTGGGTAGACCGACGATACCAATTTCCATAGAAGACGCAAGGTAACAAATTAGGAACATGGCGGTCCTTGAGCCAAAAGGCCTATACGTAGCCGGTCCTTCCCTTCACATAAAAATTTTCGGATGGTGAATAATCTTTCTCTGGTTTACACCGCATCAGTTCCTGAGGTTGAAATAGAAAGTTTTGTATCGATCAATTCAGGCTTAGAAAAGTCGCAATTTTCCGGTGATTTCAGAATAGAAAATGATGAATTTAATCACCCTCGTGGATCCGAAAGAAAAACGGTGTGGATCGTTTTTAAAACATCCGCTCCACTCGGTCGTCCAGAGATTCCGGGAAACGGCCTGGCCTCAGGAAGGCCCTATCGAGAGAGGAGCTGACAACCAGAGCAAGCATGGTAAGTGGCGTGTGCAGAAAGGGAATGACGGCCATTAATGAAGAGTAGGTTGATCAACTGATTCCGTACAGGTTTGGCATGAAAATTCCCGGCAGTCCTGGATTCGAACGGGGTGTTCCACAAACATGGCAGGCCTCGAAATTTGTGAGCAATTGTGGGTCGTTCCTTTGGCTTTCTCTTTTTCAGAACCGTGTAGCAACCGGCTTGTTTTTTCTTGACTTAATTCGCTGTTTGAAGAAAAATTGACACAAGCTGTGTAGCTGTTGCGTGTCGGGATGCGGGCAGGAGAAGGAGAATGGCACATTGCCTCAAGCCCTAGGCTCCTGGGGATGTAATGATAATCCCATCATTGAATGTAGCCAGGCATTGCGGCAACTATTGAGGCACCATAGTCATGCAAACGAGGTTCACCTGTATTTATCATGAGATCCCAATGACTCTGATGATATTGAAGAAGACGGCACTCCGCAGTTTAGGCGGATCAGTCTCAAGTTGTTTGGGCTTCACCTACTCCGAGAAGATCGCGATGGCCATCGCAGGGAGGAGCGTTCATGGGGGAAGATAAGAATCAAATCGTGTCCGGCATTCTCAGAGCCCGGGCGGAGTTGGAGCAGGTGTTGTACGAAATGGAGAAACTGCCGGCAATCAGTGAGAGTGCTGTCCATTTTGCCGCACATGCCCTGAACAATTATCTCACCGTGACCGGCGGAACGGTTGAATTACTCCTGTTGATGCTAGCGGACCATCCGGACAAGCAAATCCGCACCGGGCTTGAGTCCTTGCAACAGGCCACAAATTTGATGGCGCACACGGTCAGTCGACTGGTGAATACCGAGACCGGTCTGGACGCCGAAATGCGTTTCGAAAAGGTGGAGTTGCCGATCATGGCGCAGAGGTTTCGCCTCTTTTATCAACGCATTGCGGATCAGAAGCAGATTCAGTGTCTTTTGGGTTCCACGGGCGGTGTTCCTCCTGTGTGGACTGACCGTGTCGCCACCGCTGCTGCGTTGGATAACCTGTTCTCGAACGCCGTGAAGTACTCACCACCCGGGAAGCGAATATGGGTCGATGTGGTGCCCCAGCAGGATTGGGTGGTCTGTCGTGTTCGAGACGAGGGCCCGGGCCTGAGTCAGGAAGACCAGGCCAAACTCTTCCAGCGCGGAGTACTACTCACCCCTAGACCTACGGGAGGAGAGCCTTCAACAGGGTACGGCTTGGCGGTCGCCAAGGAACTGATCGAGAAGGTAGGGGGGGGGATCTGGTGTGAGAGCGTGGTGGGGCAGGGGGCCTGTTTCTCCTTTCGATTGCCTCAATACCAGGAACTGGTGCATGGATCCGGGCGGACGTTGCCGGGTTTACACGAGAACAAGGAGCATGAGAGCCGGACCGTACGCCACACCTGATCTGAGGGTTATTCAGAATACTCAATGTTCATGGTCCTCGACAGGTAAGCGGTTTGTTGTAGTTCAATCAGGGGCGTGCCATCCATCTCTGCAACACCTTTAAAGGGGAAATTCCTATGAGATCGACACGACTCAACCTCTTTTCTATCATGATCGCCGTGGTATTTTCGCTTTGTGCATCACTGGTGTTTGCTGGAGGAGCGACGGCAAAAACCGGATTCTCACAAGCCCAGGAATCGGCCAGGAAATGGCAGGCGGACGTGGTTCTGGTCCAAATCATCACCGTATCAGGAGATATGGAGGGCACGTCGAGGAAGTGGAGCTATCTCTTTTATTCACCTCAGGCAAAAAAGGGGTACAAGGTGGACGTGAAGGATAGCAAGATTGATCAAGCGATTGAAGTGCCGTCGAGCTTTACGGATGCGGTGGATGGAGATTTTATTGATAGTGCGCAGGCAATCACAGAAGGGAAAAAGAAAGGGCTCAAGGGGAAAAATCGAGCGATGATGACCCTCCACATCATGCAGCAAGGCACCAAAAGCCAGGGCGCCTATTGGAATATCGTCAGTGACCAGGCGGAAGGAAGAAGCACGCTCATCAACGCCAAGACCGGGAAATTCTTCAGGCACCAGGCACTCAAGTAGATGGTGCCTGGCGTCAGTATCTATCCTCTGTCAATGTGTATTCCTCCCTACAGGCAGTCGTGTCTTATTGCGTCAGGGCCCATTTCTGGCACGTGGAGCAGTTCTGCCTTCCTGACAGCTCTGTAAGTTCAGATTTCTCCGATTGACTTCCCGTTTCATGAAAAGTACCATTTGTACAATTCGTACGATACGTTCATTCGAGAGGAAGGGAAAAGAGGTAGTTTATGGCACATTTACCATCCAGCAAAGCACGAGAAGGATTTGCGGATACGATCAATCGTGTGGCATACGGCAACGAGCGCGTGGTGTTGCGCCGGCGCGGGAAAGAAGTCGCAGCCGTCGTCCCGATTGCCGACCTGCGATTGTTGGAAGAGTTGGAAGATCGAATGGACCTTGTCGACGCCAGAGCCGCCTTGGCTGAAACTAAGAAGAAAGGCGCGAAGTCCCTTGATGGGATTCTGAAGGAACTGGGTCTCTAACCCCTTCCGATGGCCTATTCGATTCTCCTCGCCCCTCCTGCGGAAAGGCAGCTCAAGGCCTTTTCCCAAGCAGTTCAAAAGCGTCTGATTAAACGTCTCAAGACGCTGCAGGTCAACCCCCGTCCACAGGGCGTCAAGAAGCTGTCTGGTGAAGATGACCTGTACCGTGTTCGGGAGGGAAGCTATCGCATCATTTATACAATCCGCGAAAAGGCACTTATTGTCCTTGTTCTCAAGATCGGCGATAGAAAAGAAGTCTACCGCCCTTGATCCTTGGCCATCATTTGGGAGGCGGTTGGTTGTTAGAGTATATGACCAGACTGAGGGTGGGTGCTTGCGGGTGCAGTGGTTATGGAGCCTGAATATGAAATGGTTCAGCCTAATGGACGAATTCGCTGGTGGGGTCAATTGAAGAAGCCGGTGGAAAGGCCGCCCAGGGTTATCCTGTTAGCCGATAGGGAAACGGGTCGTAACGCGTTTTTTGATGGATCCTATCGGAGACCGAATGAAGGTAAAATATTTTTCTGACACGGACACCGCCTATATCGAATTTAGTAATCAAGATGTGGTGGAGACTAAAGATATTAATGAAAACATCCTGATTGACCTTGATGAAAATGGCCAGCTTGTTGGGATGACCATTGAACATGCCGATGTTCAAGCAAACCTTTCTGAAATTTCATTCCAACAACTGACCCCAAAAGGCTAATGCACCAATCCTTTTCCCCCAGCGATGAGAGCTGATGTACACACCTTTCCAGCATATCCCTAGTAATTCTTTACCCCACTCTGTCATACCCGACATTGTTAATCGGGAATCCATCTTCTCCGCTCTTGTCATTCCTGCGGGCCGTTGGCAGGAATCTATTTTACCTTGATATATTTCGTCGATTGACGGAGAATTGGCCGCGACTGTTGGTAAGTAGTTTTTCGAATGCGACAGGAGAAAGGGTTCGTGGATAGAAAAACGAAATTCCACATCTTGGGCGGATTAGGCTAATTAATGTTATGTGTGAAAATTCGAAAGCAAAGTGATAGGATAAAAATTACTTTCCCAGGGAAAGAACGGACACCCTATAGATCGTTCCATGAACGAACTCCTGGGGGAAAAGCGTCAAAACTTTTTCAACCAAATGGCAACTTACTTTTACGTGGTTGTGTCCGTGGAAGGCCCGGTCTTTTGATCGGGCCTTCTGTATTTTGGAGAAAGAATGTATTTAGAAGACTACCTCAGAAAAATAATTGATGAAGAATCAGATAAGCTGATTCTTCGATATCATGCATATCATAATGCCCTTCATAATGAGTATCTTCGAAACAAAAAAAGGATTTCGGATCCTCCCAAAAAGACCATAAAAAGGCCTGATTACTGGCAGGAAGATAAAAAGTTTAATCCTTTTTATGTCAAAAGAAAAAGTAAAAGCATAGCTTGCTCAATTGCTAAAAAAATATCAGAGCAGACTTACGAGCCATACCCCCCACATACAAAGGAGATTCCAAAGCCGGGTGGAGGTCTAAGGTCAATCGCCGTTTACCAGATACCTGATGCCGCAGTATCAAGAATTTTTTACAACCGTCTATTGGCTAAAAACAAACATAGGTTTAGTTCATTTTCTTATGCCTATAGGAATGATCGAAACGTTCATTTCGCTATTCAGGATATTTGGCTAGATATATCGAGAGACGCAAGATCATTTATCGCAGAGTTTGATTTTTCTGATTTTTTTGGATCAATTTCTCATGATTATTTGATGGCCCAATATGATGAGAACGGTTTTTTTATTAGTGACGAAGAAAGGCATGTGATCAATTCTTTCCTAAAGGGTAGAACGAGAGGGATTCCTCAAGGTACGTCGATCTCATTGTTCTTAGCCAACCTCGTATGTTGGAGGCTAGATCTAGGGCTTGAAAGAGAGGGTCTAAAATTTGCCCGGTATGCAGACGACACTGTGATTTGGAGTCCCGATTATCAAAGGATTTGCAAAGCCTTTACAATTATTAACGAGTTCTCTTCATTAGCCGGCATACCGATTAACGCTAAAAAATCAGATGGAATAAACCTATTAACAAAGGAAGATTTACCTACAGAACTCAAGAGCACCAAAACAAAGCTTGATTTTCTAGGTTATTCAATATCCGTGACCGCAGTATCTATAAAAGATGCATCATTGAAGAAGATCAAAAAGCAAATCTCATATTTGCTCTATAGAAATCTCATACAACCCTTACGAGGTAGTGAGCTGAAGGGTATGATAATCCCTGCGAATGATAAAGATGCAGCTTTGCTTACAGCTATAATGCAGATTAGGCGCTATTTGTATGGTGGGCTGACCGGTCAACAGCTAAGAAATTACTTAAGTGGCAGAACTAAAAGAATCTATTTTAAAGGGATTCTTAGTTTTTACCCATTGGTCAATGATGAAGAACAATTGAAAGCCTTGGATGGATGGCTTGTGTCTGTCATCTGCCGCTCTTTAAAACTACGATTGAAGTTGTTGAAGAAATGGAAATTTGATCGCTCTGGCATTTTCCCCTTTAACTTGCCGTGCTCTGAAATCCCCGAAAGATTTAAAGCCAAAAGAATATATGGGAAATCTTTGTTGGAAATCCCCAGTTTTATGCTAATCCAGCGTGCAATGCAAAAGGGGCTTAAGCATCGTGGGATAGAGAGTGTGATGCATCCAGATTCAGTGGATTATGACTACTGAGCTTCATAGCAATTGCTTTTACCTGGGGAAAATGTAGGTACGTCCGTTCCTCGCTCTGCCACAATAGGTCACCGATTATCCGAAGCCATAACCAGAGGGGCGACCCCTTAAATTTCTTACACAGTCTATTTTCCCAGGATAGGGGGCGGCGGCCATTATCCTCGGCTCGTGCACGACCGTTACAACCATATCGCAATCGCGACAAGGGAGCCTTACAAGAAAAAGTTGGCCGGAATGTTTATCCTGGTTTGGGGGGTAGGTCTTACAATATCACATCAAGGGATTTCTGTGCCCACGGCCGCGATCCTTTCTGAGTCTTTATGTTTCAAGTCTAACGTTTCGTGGTCATGGCGAAACGGAATCCGCACGCATACAAAAGTGCATCGAGACTTTTGAATTCCGGATTTCCCCGTCCAGAGAGGATCTTATACAGGTTTTCACGATTAAGTTTGGACTTCTCGGCGAGTTGTGCCACGCCCCCTTGAGCTTTGGCTACATTGCTTAGCGCCAATAAAAACAATTCAGGATCGTCTTCCTCCAGTGCTGCGTTCAAATTTTCTTCGACTTCACCCGCATCATGTAGGCATGCAATTAGGTCTGGTTGATAGGCGTTACTTTTGTTCATGGTCTCCTCACTTTTCAGGAACTGCGAGTAAGGAAATCTCCCTGGGTCCTTCTTTTCCAATGTTGGGAAATTCTCTGTCGGCAGGCTCTCAAGCCTTAGAGCCTGCCGGATAATTCAACCAGAGGCTCACCGGATTTCAGAAGCGTCAGTAGAGTTGGGAATGTCCTTTGAAGAAGGGTGCAAAGGTAGGCGTTTGACGTGTTCCCACACGTAACCCAAATGATTTGCGGTGGGACGCCATGCACCATCACCAAATCCATAAAATCCTGATCTTTACTCATAATGGTGGCACCGGCTTGTCGAGCGGATTGGAATATTTCCAGATCACTGGCATCTCTAAGGCCGAGAGAGGAGACGGATTGAGCGGGAATAGAAAAGGTAATAGTGAGCCAGGGTGCTAACTGAGGAGACAGTTGAGCGTCGATCCACAGAATCAAGAGGTAACCATGGGATGGTTCACACGCGCACTGGCAAATTTAAGGCAGGCTTGAATATCTTCCGCTTCTAAATCGGGCAATTCTTCTAGGACTTGTTGAGGGGTGAGCCCGTTCCCCAAGAGGGCCAGGACATCCGTCACACGAATCCGCATTCCCCGGATACAGGGACGGCCACCGCATTGGTCAACGTTCACAGTAATACGTTCTGCAATAGTAGCCATATTTCTTCCCTCCCTGGGGATTATACCAGAGAGTAAATGAGGAGCAACCGAACAAATGTAGAGGAGAGCATTCAGGGGAAAATCGAAACTCTTCTCAAAAGGGAGGATTTGACTGCGGGAAAGATGGACTATAGTTATTCCAAATAATTTCCAAAGGCTTCTTCTCTTTGATCATGCCAGTAAAGCGGCCATTCCACATGGAATTCCCTGAGGACCTTAACCTTCCCATTGTCCGACGCCTGCCGCCCGGATCCATGGGCGGACGCTCTCATCACTTGGCGGGCATTGTTTGAGTGCAACGAGTTGGCCCGCCCTCCCCTGGGTTGCGTCCGTCCATTCGTGACCGGGCGGGGCGTCCATGGTTTTGGCTACTTTTGCCGAAACAAAAGTGGCTCGGCAGTCAGGACGAAACCAGGCATCTCTGATCATTCCAATTAGGGGAATTGTGCCCCCGAGCAAAGCGGAAATTATATGGAAAGACTGTAGTTTCTGCCAGAGTTATCAACCGCGACGCCTGACCCACTTTTCGAGTTCTACGGCGAAAAATACGACAGTTGACAGGAGGAGGCAGAGGGCTAATTGGTCCAGGGTTAAGGGTATGGTATGGAAGATGGGGTTGAGGAAGGGCATGTATATCGTGGCCATCTGAAGGGCAAACGTGAGGAGGACGGCTCCAAATAACCAGAGATTGGTCAACGGTCCCCGCTGAAGAAATGATTCCTGTTCCGCACGAATCGCCAACACATGGCCCATTTGTGAGAGGGTGAGGACGGTAAACACCATGGTTTGCCATTCTCCCTGATCGGCCTCGTAGGCCCACATTTCAGTAGCCAGCGACACACCACCCATGAGTAGTCCTACCCACAAGATATGTTGCCAGAGACCGCCGGCAAAGATGCTTTCATTCGGTGGGCGGGGCGGGCGTTCCATGATGTTGCGTTCTTCGGGTTCCATGGCGAGGGCGAGGCCGGGCAGGCCGTCGGTGACGAGATTGATCCATAAGATCTGAATCGGAAGCAGGGGAATCGGCAGCCCGAATAACGGCGCCAGGAAAATTGTCCAAATTTCTCCGGAATTGCTTGTCATCGTATATTTCACAAATTTGCGGATGTTGTCATAGATCCGGCGTCCGTCCCGGACGGCGGTGACAATGGTCGCAAAGTTATCATCCAACAGAATCATGTCGGAGGCTTCCCGGGCCACGTCTGTGCCGGTTCGCCCCATCGCGATGCCGATGTTGGCCTGGTTCAAGGCGGGGGCGTCATTCACCCCGTCGCCAGTCATCGCGACGAACTCTCCCCTCGTTTGCAAAGCTTTGACGATGGCAATTTTTTGCGCGGGAGTGATGCGGGCATAGACGCGGGTGTGCTCAACAATTTGCTCCAGCTCTTCGGGGGAACGGTGTTCCAACTCCTGGCCGGTCAACACCGTGGTCTCCTTATTGATGATGCCGACCCGTGAGGCAATGGCCTTGGCGGTGCCTGGATGATCGCCGGTGATCATGACGGGTTTGATGCCCGCCGATCGACAGAGGGCGACCGCCTGCGCGGCTTCTTCCCGTGGAGGATCCATCATGCCGGCAAATCCCAGAAAAGTAAGCTGGCGTTCGACGACCGAAGGAGTTATTTCCGAAGGAGCTTGGTCCCAGTGGCGATAGGCCACTGCCAAGACCCTTAACCCTTCATTGGCCATGTGTTCGGCCTGCTCCAACAGTCTGTCTGTTGCCAGGGATTCAGGGCCAGGGCCGGTCTGTGTGAGCATGGATTCGCACAGAGGCAGAAGTTTTTCCGGCGATCCTTTGGTGAAGGAGAGGACTCCCTCTGGCGTGCGATGCAGGGTCGTCATGCATTGGCGGTCGGAGTCGAAGGGGAGTTCTTGTATGCGTGGGTTCGTGGCCTCCAATGTATCTTTGTCGTACCCGGCCTGGCTGGCTGCCAGATATAAGGCTATTTCCGTGGGATCGCCCAATGTCGGGCCTTCGGTCTGAGCCTTGGCATCGTTGTTCAATGCCAACGCCAGGAAAAACAGATCGATGGGATTGTGGAGATCAACTTCAATGCCGGGTTGTTTACTGGTGGGCGGGGTCAGTATGTCCCCGGCCACAGACAGTTGCTCTACCCGCATGGAGTTTTGTGTGAGGGTGCCCGTCTTATCCGAACAGATATAGGTGACGGACCCTAATGTTTCCACAGCGGGCAGTCGCCGGATCAATGCCTGTTTTTTGGCCATTTTTCGCGCGCCCAATGCCAGAGAAATTGTGACGACGGCCGGGAGGGCTTCCGGAATGGCGGCCACGGCCAAACTGACGGCGGTCAGGAACATGAGCACCGGCGGCTCACCCCGCCAGACCCCAACGGCAAATAACACCACGCAGATGGCGAGGACGGCCAACGCGAGGCGTCGTCCAAAGACCGTCAGGCGTTG encodes:
- a CDS encoding HAMP domain-containing sensor histidine kinase, with the protein product MGEDKNQIVSGILRARAELEQVLYEMEKLPAISESAVHFAAHALNNYLTVTGGTVELLLLMLADHPDKQIRTGLESLQQATNLMAHTVSRLVNTETGLDAEMRFEKVELPIMAQRFRLFYQRIADQKQIQCLLGSTGGVPPVWTDRVATAAALDNLFSNAVKYSPPGKRIWVDVVPQQDWVVCRVRDEGPGLSQEDQAKLFQRGVLLTPRPTGGEPSTGYGLAVAKELIEKVGGGIWCESVVGQGACFSFRLPQYQELVHGSGRTLPGLHENKEHESRTVRHT
- a CDS encoding DUF5615 family PIN-like protein, encoding MILWIDAQLSPQLAPWLTITFSIPAQSVSSLGLRDASDLEIFQSARQAGATIMSKDQDFMDLVMVHGVPPQIIWVTCGNTSNAYLCTLLQRTFPTLLTLLKSGEPLVELSGRL
- a CDS encoding response regulator transcription factor encodes the protein MRILLVEDDSSVSGFIVKGLREEQYAVDLATDGEMGLAMAMTSSYDLIILDIMLPKMNGIDLCRRLRAKRQTTPILLLTAREAVEDRVTGLDTGADDYLTKPFAFAELLARLRALLRRGSAQPTPRLTIADLELDPVSHRISRAGQIIVLTNKEYSLLEYLMRNTGRVLTRTAITEHVWDIHYESVTNIVDVHIKTLRSKMDRDFSPQLIHTVRGIGYVLKIPDA
- a CDS encoding DUF2231 domain-containing protein, whose amino-acid sequence is MGFLGGVAAAITGTWAEEAIKRTGIAKSMIETHEALAFVSLGIFGVLLWGRLVLRDKFRRKTSFSYFLIAAIRLGTLSAKGRYGGDLVYEQGLPL
- the ychF gene encoding redox-regulated ATPase YchF, which encodes MEIGIVGLPNVGKSTIFNALTSGNAAASNYPFTTIEPNVGVVAVPDPRLARLTELVKPKKTVPTSCRFVDIAGLVKGASQGEGLGNKFLANIREVDAILHMVRLFQDPDVVHTMGGVDYRRDIEVIETELMLADLDSLTKQYDKVTAKARSGDKASKEALVVLDILKNGLEAGKPARALGLEPEVLKNFFLLTTQPVLYVGNTDENPDPAILADFQAFAKERGSESVVICGKLESEIAQLSGEDREIFMKDLGMEQSGLEKVVVAAYKTLGLCSFLTSGVQEVRAWTIPIGAKAPQAAGVIHTDFEKGFIKADIYAFTDIDTHKSEAALREKGLIRSEGKEYVVKDGDVCHFKFNV
- a CDS encoding DUF433 domain-containing protein; the protein is MATIAERITVNVDQCGGRPCIRGMRIRVTDVLALLGNGLTPQQVLEELPDLEAEDIQACLKFASARVNHPMVTS
- a CDS encoding reverse transcriptase domain-containing protein encodes the protein MYLEDYLRKIIDEESDKLILRYHAYHNALHNEYLRNKKRISDPPKKTIKRPDYWQEDKKFNPFYVKRKSKSIACSIAKKISEQTYEPYPPHTKEIPKPGGGLRSIAVYQIPDAAVSRIFYNRLLAKNKHRFSSFSYAYRNDRNVHFAIQDIWLDISRDARSFIAEFDFSDFFGSISHDYLMAQYDENGFFISDEERHVINSFLKGRTRGIPQGTSISLFLANLVCWRLDLGLEREGLKFARYADDTVIWSPDYQRICKAFTIINEFSSLAGIPINAKKSDGINLLTKEDLPTELKSTKTKLDFLGYSISVTAVSIKDASLKKIKKQISYLLYRNLIQPLRGSELKGMIIPANDKDAALLTAIMQIRRYLYGGLTGQQLRNYLSGRTKRIYFKGILSFYPLVNDEEQLKALDGWLVSVICRSLKLRLKLLKKWKFDRSGIFPFNLPCSEIPERFKAKRIYGKSLLEIPSFMLIQRAMQKGLKHRGIESVMHPDSVDYDY
- a CDS encoding PepSY domain-containing protein codes for the protein MKGIHTFSLLGASALLLTSLGLAIGDDGREKVAVANLPTSVTMEEAIKTATTQFPGKVIEAELESEDGKVIYEVEIVNAAGEIREIEIDDQSGKILSSELEDQEAHEKGASQKDCGEA
- a CDS encoding type II toxin-antitoxin system Phd/YefM family antitoxin — protein: MAHLPSSKAREGFADTINRVAYGNERVVLRRRGKEVAAVVPIADLRLLEELEDRMDLVDARAALAETKKKGAKSLDGILKELGL
- a CDS encoding putative addiction module antidote protein; its protein translation is MNKSNAYQPDLIACLHDAGEVEENLNAALEEDDPELFLLALSNVAKAQGGVAQLAEKSKLNRENLYKILSGRGNPEFKSLDALLYACGFRFAMTTKR
- a CDS encoding type II toxin-antitoxin system RelE/ParE family toxin — encoded protein: MAYSILLAPPAERQLKAFSQAVQKRLIKRLKTLQVNPRPQGVKKLSGEDDLYRVREGSYRIIYTIREKALIVLVLKIGDRKEVYRP
- a CDS encoding DUF2283 domain-containing protein, producing MKVKYFSDTDTAYIEFSNQDVVETKDINENILIDLDENGQLVGMTIEHADVQANLSEISFQQLTPKG